A window of the Thalassoglobus sp. JC818 genome harbors these coding sequences:
- a CDS encoding discoidin domain-containing protein has product MFEFNKLPAMIRSIGSSQFYLTLLCVSTLSAVPSSSSAAVRNLALGQPAKAKSTQTSHDPGHAVDGNLKSRWCANGSQESEWWEVQLAETASINAVRILWEQEGTAYRYLIESSLNGNDWKTVVDRSENTTETGITTHQFDPVKANRIRVTFLGSNSGGWGSISEFAAYSGDPPPEFELVESSTNVTVADVNAPDGFNVRLFGVPPEINYPVCLTADYSGDVFIGVDEQGSLGKEAGRGKVLRGRDTNGDGTADEVQLFAKMDHPRGLFYDDNSLWVLHPPFLTVFHDRDGDGTADEQQTLIEGISTDFVNKRGADHTTNGIRMGIDGWLYIAVGDFGFTHAVGADGTELSRRGGGIVRVRPDGSEMEIYCWGLRNILDVSIDPFMNIFTRDNTNDGGEWNVRLSHILQSAEFGYPSLFMNYTDEIMPPLADYGGGSGCGTFFLHDAQWPENYNNTLYTCDWGRSEVFLHNLPESGPTYLPHQQSFLRIPRPTDIDIDAAGRMYVSSWKNGNFAYDGPDVGFVAQIVPDGLTPAALPDLKKLDDTVLVSQLRAGNMKQRLYAQREILRRDEHANLDSLLTTLMNDPDGQDFARVAALYTLKQLRGVESHPELLEALTDPLLREHALRALTDRRTEFDGVTSAAIIPYLSDPSPRVVAQAIISLGRLGDSSIAENLIPLTVRQSDTPRATAHNVADADAVIPHLAIRALVNLQAGEACLQALDTPYRDGAIQALRWMHDPVVVTNLIERLQQASDAQSASDLLSVLVRLYHREGDYKEGWWGTRPDRTGPYYDRQPWEETARIEEAIVSHYQSADEIGKERLLGEMIRHRVHPSQLPKSLFEDHKQTESNQPIAIPTVDPDNPNQIANMTFEEVLERTLNAEGNVKRGRRVFLQQSCIACHTYTEGQDPKGPHLADIGKRYTREQLIESILKPSAKIAQGFDTYSFITTEGKIYSGFIVGRSAEEVKLRQANGLSQTILQNEIEEQVQRTESMMPQGIVNNLTPEELAHLLAFLEQLK; this is encoded by the coding sequence ATGTTCGAATTCAACAAGCTGCCTGCGATGATTCGATCGATCGGATCTAGTCAGTTCTATCTCACTCTTCTCTGCGTCTCGACGCTCTCAGCAGTTCCGTCCAGTTCTTCTGCAGCTGTGCGGAATCTGGCTTTGGGGCAGCCAGCGAAAGCCAAGTCGACACAAACTTCGCACGATCCAGGACACGCCGTTGATGGGAATCTTAAGTCGCGCTGGTGTGCCAACGGATCACAAGAGAGTGAGTGGTGGGAAGTTCAACTCGCTGAAACTGCCAGCATCAATGCCGTCCGCATCCTTTGGGAGCAGGAGGGCACAGCGTATCGATATCTCATCGAGTCATCTTTGAATGGGAACGACTGGAAGACCGTTGTTGATCGGTCGGAGAACACGACCGAGACCGGAATCACAACGCATCAGTTCGACCCGGTCAAAGCGAATCGCATTCGAGTCACCTTTCTTGGTTCAAACTCCGGCGGATGGGGAAGCATCAGCGAATTCGCAGCTTACTCCGGAGATCCTCCTCCCGAGTTCGAACTTGTCGAGTCATCGACCAATGTCACGGTTGCTGATGTCAATGCCCCTGACGGATTCAACGTGCGTCTGTTCGGTGTTCCACCAGAGATCAATTATCCCGTCTGCCTGACAGCGGACTATTCCGGAGATGTTTTCATCGGAGTCGATGAGCAAGGGTCACTCGGCAAAGAAGCGGGACGCGGAAAAGTCCTTCGCGGTCGAGACACCAACGGCGACGGAACAGCCGACGAAGTCCAGTTGTTTGCCAAGATGGATCACCCTCGCGGCCTCTTCTACGACGACAATTCTCTGTGGGTCTTACATCCTCCATTCTTGACCGTGTTTCACGATCGCGATGGAGATGGAACAGCCGACGAGCAGCAAACACTGATCGAAGGAATCAGCACAGACTTCGTCAACAAGCGCGGAGCGGATCACACGACCAACGGCATCCGCATGGGGATTGATGGCTGGCTCTACATCGCCGTTGGTGATTTCGGATTCACACATGCAGTCGGTGCGGACGGAACGGAGTTGTCTCGTCGAGGCGGAGGTATCGTTCGCGTCCGCCCGGATGGTTCCGAGATGGAAATCTACTGCTGGGGATTGAGAAACATTCTCGATGTCTCCATCGACCCATTCATGAATATCTTCACTCGCGACAACACTAACGACGGCGGAGAATGGAACGTTCGGCTTTCACACATTCTGCAGTCTGCGGAGTTCGGTTATCCCTCGCTGTTCATGAACTACACCGATGAAATCATGCCGCCTCTCGCGGATTACGGCGGAGGCTCTGGCTGTGGAACGTTCTTTCTGCACGATGCTCAATGGCCTGAAAACTACAACAACACTCTTTACACATGCGACTGGGGACGCAGCGAAGTCTTCCTGCATAATCTTCCTGAAAGCGGCCCGACATACCTCCCGCATCAGCAATCGTTCTTGCGGATTCCCCGCCCTACGGACATCGACATTGATGCCGCTGGCAGGATGTATGTGAGCAGTTGGAAGAACGGAAACTTCGCCTACGACGGCCCCGATGTCGGTTTCGTCGCTCAGATCGTTCCGGATGGACTCACACCTGCCGCGCTTCCCGACCTGAAAAAACTCGACGATACGGTGCTTGTCTCACAGCTTCGAGCTGGGAACATGAAGCAGCGGCTCTACGCTCAACGTGAAATCCTCCGGCGTGATGAGCATGCGAATCTCGATTCGCTTCTGACGACACTCATGAATGATCCAGATGGACAGGACTTCGCACGCGTCGCGGCACTTTACACACTCAAACAGCTTCGCGGAGTGGAGAGTCACCCTGAACTGCTCGAAGCGTTGACCGATCCTCTGCTTCGCGAACATGCTCTGCGTGCTCTCACGGATCGCCGCACTGAGTTCGATGGCGTGACGAGCGCAGCCATCATTCCGTATCTGAGCGATCCTTCTCCTCGCGTCGTTGCGCAGGCGATCATCAGCCTTGGACGTCTCGGTGATTCTTCGATCGCAGAGAATCTGATTCCCTTGACTGTTCGACAGTCTGACACGCCTCGTGCCACAGCTCACAACGTCGCCGATGCCGATGCTGTCATTCCGCATCTCGCCATCCGCGCGTTGGTGAACCTGCAAGCTGGCGAAGCGTGTCTGCAAGCGCTCGACACTCCCTACCGCGACGGAGCGATTCAGGCTTTGCGATGGATGCACGATCCAGTCGTCGTGACTAATCTTATCGAAAGACTTCAACAAGCTTCTGACGCACAGTCAGCAAGCGATCTCCTCTCGGTTCTTGTTCGGCTCTATCATCGCGAAGGAGACTACAAAGAAGGTTGGTGGGGAACTCGTCCCGATCGAACCGGACCGTATTACGATCGGCAACCCTGGGAAGAAACTGCACGAATCGAAGAGGCCATCGTCTCGCACTATCAGTCTGCGGATGAAATCGGAAAAGAACGTCTGCTCGGAGAGATGATCCGGCATCGAGTTCACCCTAGCCAACTTCCGAAATCACTCTTCGAAGATCACAAGCAGACCGAATCGAACCAGCCAATCGCCATCCCGACAGTTGATCCCGACAATCCCAACCAAATCGCCAACATGACCTTTGAGGAGGTGCTTGAACGAACCCTCAATGCGGAAGGGAACGTCAAACGGGGACGACGCGTTTTCCTTCAGCAATCCTGCATCGCCTGTCACACGTATACTGAAGGGCAAGACCCGAAAGGGCCGCACTTGGCGGACATTGGAAAGCGGTATACCCGCGAGCAACTGATCGAATCGATCCTGAAACCGAGTGCAAAAATCGCTCAGGGATTCGACACCTATTCATTCATCACGACAGAAGGCAAGATTTACTCGGGCTTCATCGTGGGACGCAGCGCTGAAGAAGTGAAGCTGCGACAGGCGAATGGTCTTTCTCAAACGATTCTTCAAAACGAAATCGAAGAACAGGTTCAGCGAACCGAATCGATGATGCCGCAAGGGATCGTCAACAATCTCACCCCGGAAGAACTCGCTCACCTGCTCGCGTTCTTAGAGCAACTCAAGTAG
- a CDS encoding ABC transporter ATP-binding protein — MIETIKLTKRYGDLVAANEITISLKEGDVFGFIGPNGSGKTTTMRMIATLLNPDYGECYVCGKSIYTNPDEIRRLVGYMPDFFGVYDDMTVIEYLEFFASTYRINGPGRRKVCEEKLELVDMSFKRDAMVSQLSRGQTQRIGLARTLLHDPQVLLLDEPASGLDPRARIEIRKLLRRLGEMKKTVIVSSHILPELADVCTRVGIIEKGNMLVDDYVADVMKKAREATLLEIRVIGDPEPAAKLLEQHDLVKGVSITGETIFVTLNAGSDDYSDLPSELIQAGFKLRQFREEEVNLETAFMELTKGMQQ, encoded by the coding sequence GTGATTGAAACCATCAAACTCACGAAGCGGTATGGAGATCTTGTCGCTGCGAACGAGATCACGATTTCACTCAAGGAAGGCGATGTCTTCGGGTTCATCGGTCCCAACGGATCGGGGAAGACCACCACGATGCGAATGATCGCGACGCTGCTCAATCCCGACTATGGTGAGTGTTACGTCTGCGGAAAGTCGATCTACACCAACCCGGATGAAATCCGCCGGCTCGTCGGCTACATGCCCGACTTCTTCGGTGTCTATGACGACATGACAGTCATCGAGTATCTGGAATTCTTCGCTTCGACTTATCGCATCAATGGTCCGGGGCGACGAAAGGTCTGCGAGGAAAAACTCGAACTGGTCGACATGTCGTTCAAGCGAGATGCAATGGTCTCCCAATTGTCGCGAGGGCAGACCCAGCGAATCGGGCTGGCGCGGACACTGCTGCACGATCCTCAGGTTCTCTTGCTGGATGAGCCTGCGAGTGGATTGGACCCGCGTGCTCGTATCGAGATTCGAAAGCTCCTGCGTCGACTCGGGGAGATGAAGAAAACCGTTATCGTTTCCAGCCACATCCTTCCTGAGCTGGCCGATGTCTGTACTCGAGTTGGGATCATCGAAAAGGGAAACATGCTCGTCGATGACTATGTCGCTGACGTCATGAAAAAGGCGCGTGAAGCGACTCTGCTCGAAATTCGAGTGATCGGTGACCCGGAACCGGCAGCGAAGTTGCTGGAACAGCACGACCTTGTGAAAGGGGTCTCAATTACCGGTGAGACGATCTTCGTGACACTCAACGCAGGCAGCGATGATTACAGTGATCTGCCGTCGGAGCTGATTCAGGCAGGTTTCAAGCTCCGTCAGTTCCGGGAAGAGGAAGTCAATCTCGAGACCGCCTTCATGGAATTGACCAAAGGGATGCAGCAGTAA
- the ribA gene encoding GTP cyclohydrolase II, translating to MTTPESTSRRNLDLILQRLQEGKMVIVLDAKDRENEGDLLCAAQFMTPEKVDFMMRRAAGVLCAPLTHDVAERLQLNPIVDAESNTSSHQTPFLMLVDHKDSGTGVSAESRSLTLNALADPNSQKNDFVKPGHVNPLLAREGGVLRRAGHTEASIDLLKMAGLHPVGCIIEICSQRGFGMAGIEELEEFSKEHDIPIISIAEIIQHRRIRENLIHREAEVEIPTEDYGTPKFIAYKVDHEDQEPIAIVWGDLNSVEAPLVRMHSSCFTGDILGSLRCDCGDQLHIAMQMIVAEGCGAVVYLPQEGRGIGLTAKLKAYQLQDEGFDTVEANHRLGFKADLRDYMVGLQILKDLGLKQVRILTNNPKKTEAFENWVDLRVVEQVPLVAPPHVHRERYMQAKRDKMGHILPPSNQ from the coding sequence ATGACAACTCCCGAGAGCACCAGTCGACGCAACCTGGATCTCATCCTGCAACGTTTGCAAGAAGGGAAAATGGTCATTGTTCTCGATGCAAAAGATCGCGAGAACGAAGGAGACTTGCTGTGTGCAGCCCAGTTCATGACGCCTGAAAAGGTCGACTTCATGATGCGACGGGCTGCGGGTGTGCTTTGTGCTCCGCTGACCCACGATGTTGCTGAGAGGCTTCAGCTCAATCCGATCGTTGATGCTGAATCGAATACGTCTTCGCATCAGACCCCATTCCTGATGCTTGTCGACCATAAGGACTCTGGCACAGGTGTCAGTGCTGAAAGTCGATCACTAACGTTGAATGCACTCGCAGATCCGAATTCGCAAAAGAACGACTTCGTCAAACCGGGGCATGTGAATCCACTTCTCGCTCGCGAGGGGGGCGTTCTCAGAAGGGCTGGTCACACGGAAGCATCCATCGATCTTCTAAAAATGGCGGGTTTGCATCCCGTCGGCTGCATCATCGAGATTTGTAGCCAGCGCGGTTTTGGGATGGCTGGAATCGAAGAACTCGAGGAGTTTTCGAAGGAACATGACATTCCAATTATTTCGATCGCCGAAATCATCCAGCACCGAAGAATCCGCGAGAACCTGATTCACCGCGAAGCAGAAGTTGAGATTCCAACAGAAGATTACGGAACTCCGAAGTTCATCGCATACAAAGTCGATCACGAAGATCAGGAACCGATTGCCATCGTCTGGGGGGATTTGAATTCCGTTGAAGCTCCTCTCGTACGCATGCATTCGTCCTGTTTCACAGGTGACATTCTGGGGTCGCTGCGCTGCGATTGCGGAGATCAATTGCACATTGCGATGCAGATGATTGTCGCAGAAGGTTGCGGAGCTGTTGTCTACCTCCCTCAAGAAGGTCGCGGCATCGGTCTGACCGCGAAACTGAAAGCTTATCAGCTGCAGGATGAGGGTTTTGATACGGTTGAAGCCAATCATCGATTGGGATTCAAAGCGGACCTGCGAGACTACATGGTCGGGCTTCAAATTCTCAAAGACCTCGGGCTGAAGCAGGTTCGAATCCTGACGAACAATCCCAAGAAGACCGAAGCGTTCGAGAACTGGGTCGATCTGCGCGTTGTTGAACAGGTCCCGTTGGTGGCTCCGCCGCATGTCCATCGTGAGCGATACATGCAGGCCAAGAGAGACAAAATGGGACACATCCTCCCGCCGAGCAACCAGTAG
- a CDS encoding YqgE/AlgH family protein, whose product MTESLRGKFLVSGPRLRDENFFKSVVLIVEHGEEGAMGLVINHPSSVTVAHALQEHLDLPETQDLVYVGGPVEPAALFVVHNSPSLDPAESPVIPDVFMGSSAEVFERILTASLEPDHELVYRVYGGCSGWGPGQLEGELERGDWLTIDADSNFVYTEDPYSVWDQLIAKTFHFNRLHSTQCDHPDWN is encoded by the coding sequence ATGACAGAATCACTGCGAGGAAAATTCCTGGTCTCCGGGCCTCGACTGCGCGACGAGAATTTTTTCAAATCCGTCGTGTTGATCGTGGAGCATGGGGAAGAAGGAGCGATGGGCCTCGTGATCAATCACCCGTCTTCGGTCACAGTCGCTCACGCTCTGCAGGAACATCTTGATCTTCCCGAAACGCAGGACCTCGTTTACGTCGGGGGACCTGTTGAACCGGCTGCTTTATTCGTCGTTCATAACTCGCCCTCGCTGGATCCCGCTGAATCTCCAGTGATTCCTGACGTTTTCATGGGCAGCAGTGCAGAGGTCTTCGAACGAATTCTGACTGCCAGTCTGGAACCCGACCATGAGCTCGTCTACCGAGTTTACGGAGGTTGCTCCGGATGGGGACCGGGCCAACTCGAGGGCGAACTCGAACGTGGCGACTGGCTGACAATCGATGCTGACTCAAATTTTGTCTACACTGAAGATCCCTATTCCGTTTGGGATCAGTTGATTGCCAAGACATTCCACTTCAACCGGCTTCATTCCACGCAGTGTGATCACCCGGATTGGAATTAG
- a CDS encoding protein arginine kinase, with product MEFDDLKATSGEWLRGTGPESDIVISSRIRLARNVADFTFPPRADESTRRETEALLKENIRELSTASDLKVIDVDQIDDLDRKFLVERQLISREHAESSGARSACIGALETVSLMINEEDHLRMQVFRSGYALESAWTQINKIDDELEERVSFAFSDEFGYLTSCPTNAGTGMRVSVMLHLPALVLTKEIQKVFQAMHKMNLAVRGLYGEGSQAMGDFYQISNQVTLGRTEEQIIQNVKRVIPDILDYERRARQALIKEDRQRLHDQVSRALGVLSSARQISSEETMEKLSSVRMGINLGLVDDVEISTVNELFMHIQPAHLQKIRGEELESTQRNVVRAAYLRDRLTRPPQN from the coding sequence GTGGAATTCGATGATCTCAAGGCGACCAGCGGTGAGTGGTTGCGCGGAACCGGTCCGGAATCGGATATTGTGATTTCCAGCCGAATCCGTTTGGCCCGGAACGTCGCGGATTTCACTTTTCCCCCGCGGGCCGACGAATCAACTCGTCGCGAGACCGAAGCTCTGCTGAAAGAGAACATCCGCGAACTCTCAACGGCTTCCGATTTGAAGGTGATCGATGTCGATCAAATCGATGACCTCGATCGAAAATTCTTGGTTGAACGACAACTCATCAGCCGCGAACACGCTGAGAGCTCAGGGGCTCGGAGCGCCTGCATCGGAGCACTCGAAACGGTGAGTTTGATGATCAATGAAGAAGATCATCTGAGAATGCAGGTCTTTCGAAGTGGCTACGCATTGGAATCGGCGTGGACGCAGATCAACAAAATCGATGACGAGTTAGAAGAAAGAGTCTCTTTCGCGTTCAGCGATGAATTCGGGTACCTCACGTCCTGCCCCACAAATGCGGGCACAGGCATGCGCGTCAGCGTCATGTTGCACCTTCCCGCCTTGGTGTTGACCAAGGAGATTCAGAAGGTCTTTCAGGCCATGCACAAAATGAATCTCGCAGTGCGCGGACTCTACGGCGAAGGGAGTCAGGCGATGGGAGATTTCTATCAAATCTCGAATCAAGTCACGCTTGGACGCACCGAAGAGCAAATTATCCAGAACGTCAAACGTGTGATTCCGGACATTCTGGATTACGAACGACGAGCACGTCAGGCACTTATCAAGGAAGATCGTCAACGGCTGCACGATCAGGTGTCCCGAGCTTTGGGTGTCTTGAGCAGCGCTCGGCAGATTTCCTCCGAAGAGACCATGGAAAAACTTTCCAGTGTTCGTATGGGAATCAATCTCGGTTTAGTTGATGACGTCGAAATCTCGACCGTCAACGAGCTGTTCATGCACATTCAGCCAGCACACCTGCAGAAGATTCGGGGCGAAGAACTCGAATCGACGCAGCGGAACGTAGTTCGCGCAGCTTACCTGCGAGATCGACTGACAAGACCTCCACAAAACTAG